From the genome of Streptomyces xanthophaeus:
TGCGGGACGTGCTGGGATTCGGGGGCGTGACGACGATGCACAAGGAGGTGGCGGCGCGATGAGCGCGATCCCCACGCGGATGGTGGTGCACGCGCTGGTCCGGGAGGACGGGACGGTCGCGGGCGAGGAGCTGTACGAGGTCGCCGCCCTGCTCGGGATGACCGACCAGCAGGTGCGGCTGTGCGTGAAGCGGCTGGTGACCGAGGGCCGGTTCACCGTGGACGGGCGCGGCCGGCGGGCCGTGCTGCGCCTTGCGGGGACGGAGCCGGGGGCCGGGCTGCCGCTCGTACCGGAGGTGGAGTTCGTCCGGCACGCCTACCGGCAGGACCGCGGGCTGGAGCCGTGGGACGGGCTCTGGCACGCCTTCGCCTTCGCCGTACCGGAATCCGCGCGGGCCGCCCGGGACTCGCTGCGCGACGCCCTGACCGGGCTGGGGGCGGCGCCGGTCCAGGGCGGCCTGTACGTCACGCCGAACGCGATCGAGCCGTACGTGCGGGCACACGCGGCGGAGCTGGGCCTGGCGGAGGCCCTGACCTGCCTGAGCACCCGGGACCTGGTGGTGGGCGGCACCGGCGACCCGCGGGCCCTGGCGGAGCGGCTGTGGCCGCTGCCGGAGATCGCGGCGCGGTACGGGGAGCTCCGCATGCTCGCCGAGCAGCCCGCCGGGCCCGGCCGGGCCGACGGGCTGGCGCACGCCGTGACCCTGGCCGCCGCCTTCTCCGCCGCGATGCTCCCCGATCCGCTGCTCCCGCCCGAGCTGCTGCCGCAGCCGTGGCCGGGCGCGACGGCCCGTGCGGCGGCGTCCGACGCCTGGGCCCGGCTGGGGGCCGCCGCTCCGACCCCGGGGCCCCGGCTGTTCCGCCTGTACGGCGAGGCCCTGGCCTGACCCGGCGGGCGGGGGCCGCAGGGCCGGTCCCCGCCCCGTCCACATCCTGGACAACTACGCTCGTTTCATGAACGCAGAAGCCGACGCCCTCGCCGCCGTGAAAGACGCCGACCGGAAGCATGTCTTCCACTCCTGGTCGGCGCAGGAGCTCATCGATCCGCTCGCCGTGGCCGGCGCGGAGGGCTCGTACTTCTGGGACTACCAGGGCAACCGCTTCCTCGACTTCTCCAGCGCCCTCGTCTACACGAACATCGGCTACCAGCACCCGAAGGTCACCGCGGCCATCCAGGAGCAGGCGGCCAAGCTGTGCACCGTCGCGCCCGGCTTCGCCGTCGACGTGCGCTCCGAGGCCGCCCGGCTGATCGCCGAGCGCACCCCCGGCGACCTCGACAAGATCTTCTTCACCAATGCCGGGGCCGAGGCCGTGGAGAACGCCGTCCGCATGGCCCGGCTGCACACCGGCCGGCCCAAGGTGCTGTCCGCGTACCGCTCGTACCACGGCGCCACCTCCACCGCGATCAACCTGACGGGCGACGCCCGCCGCTTCGGCAACGACTCCGCGACCGCCGGTGTCGTCCACTTCTGGGGGCCGTTCGCCTACCGCTCGCCCTTCTACGCGGCCACCGAGGCCGAGGAGTGCGAGCGGGCCCTGCGCCACCTGGAGGACACCATCGTCTTCGAGGGGCCGCAGTCCATCGCCGCGATCATCCTCGAGACCGTCGGCGGCGCCCCGGGCGTGCTCGTGCACCCGGACGGCTACCTGGCCGGCGTACGCGCGCTGTGCGACCGCTTCGGCATCGTGTTCGTACTGGACGAGATCATGGTCGGCTTCGGGCGCACCGGTAAGTGGTTCGCCTCCGAGCACTGGGACGTGACCCCCGACCTGATCTGCTTCGCCAAGGGCGTGACCAGCGGATACCTCCCGCTCGGCGGGGTCGCCATCTCGGCCGCCATCGCCGAGACCTTCGCCCGCCGGCCCTACCCGGGCGGGCTGACGTACTCCGGACACGTGCTGGCCTGCGCGGCCGCCGTCGCGACGATCGGTGTCATGGAGGAGGAGGGCATCGTGGAGCAGTCCGCCCGTACGGGTGCGGAGCTGCTCGGCCCCGGCCTGCGCGCGCTCGCCGAGCGGCACCCCTCGGTCGGGGAGGTCCGCGGGCTGGGCACCTTCTGGGCCCTGGAGCTCGTCCGGAGCAAGGAGAACCGCGAGCCGCTGGTCCCGTACAACGCGTCGGGCGCGGAGAACGCCCCGATGGCCGAGTTCGGGGCCGCCTGCAAGAAGAGCGGGCTCTGGCCGCTCGTCGCCGGCAACCGCATCCACATCGCGCCGCCCTGCAACATCTCGCCGCAGGACGTGGCCAAGGGACTGGAGATCCTCGACGAGGCCCTCTCGGTGGCGGATGCGCACACGGTCTGACCTGCGGATCTGTGGGGTCGCCCAAGGCGTGGTCGCTGGTGTTCGGAGGATTTGTACGGGGATCAACCCCCCGTACGCATGCTGCAATCCGTGCAGGCCGTAAGACACACAACAGGCCAAGCACCTACGAACCGGGATGCACGTCAGGCCCGGGGCGGTCCCTCGGTGAGGGGCCGAACGGCGGGGAGCGGGACGTCCTTGATTCGGGCGGGCGCTGGACGCCGGGCGTACGGGATCCAGACGACCGGACTCCGTGTTCCCGAGTACCCGAAGGAAGACAGCATGAGCAAGCACGTCCTGGCCCAGAACCAGTACGGCAAGGCCGAGAACCGCATCGTGAAGGTCACCCGCAAGGGCGGCGACGGTTCCTGGCACGAGATCCGCGACCTCAACGTCTCGGTCGCGCTCCGCGGTGAATTCCGCGATGTCCACCTCACCGGCGACAACGCCAACTGCCTGCCGACCGACACCACCAAGAACACGGTGTACGCCTTCGGCAAGGAGCACGGCATCGACTCCCCCGAGGCCTTCGGCATCCTGCTCGCCAAGCATTTCGTCTCCTCGCAGCAGCCGATCCGCGAGGCCCAGATCCGCATCGAGGAGTACGTGTGGGACCGCATCCCGGTCCCCACCCGCAAGGAGCAGCACTCCTTCGTCCGCAAGGGCCAGGAGGTGCGCACCGCGCAGATCACCTACAGCGAGACGACCGGCCTGCAGGTCATCTCGGGCCTGAAGGACCTGACGGTGATGAACTCGACGAACTCCGAGTTCCACGGCTACATCAAGGACAAGTACACGACCCTGCAGGAGGCGTACGACCGCATCCTGGCGACCAAGGTCACCGCGCGCTGGGCGCACTCGGCGCTGGCCGCCGACGACGCCGGGTACGACTGGGACCAGGCGTACAAGAAGGTCCGCAAGAACCTGCTGGAAGCCTTCGCGGAGACGTACTCGTACTCGCTGCAGCAGACCCTGAACCAGATGGCCGAGCGGGTGCTCGACAACTGCGCCAAGGTCAACGAGGTGCGCCTGAACCTCCCCAACAAGCACCACTTCCTCGTCGACCTGGAGCCCTTCGGCCTCAAGAACGACAACGAGGTCTACTTCGCGGCGGACCGGATGTACGGCCTGATCGAGGGCACCATCCACCGCGACGGCGTGCAGCCGGTGATCGCGACGTCCGACTGGATCGTCGCGTGACCCGCAGGTGAGTGACAGTTCGGCCCGGACCGCGTCGCGGGGTCCGGGCCGAACCGTTTCACCCGCCGCGGGCTACGGCTCGTCGTGCGCCTGTCCGACCAGGAGGTTCCAGCGCCCCGCCCGCCCGGTGAGGGTGGTGACCGACTCCGGCCGTACGTCGAGCCGCCAGAAGGCCGCCGCGGGCAGCTCCAGGGCGTGCACCACGGCCGCCCGGACGACCGCCTGCTCGACCTCGACCCGGTGCGTGCCCTCGGTCAGGCCCGCCAGCTCCGCCCCGACGCGGGCGATCAGCGCGTCCACGGACTCCCCGCCCGGCGGCGCGTACGCGGGATCCGAGAGCCAGGCGTGCACGGCCGCCGGGTCGCGGCCCGCCACCTCGTCCAGGGTGCGCCCGGCCCATTCACCCGTGGCCAGACCGCGCAGCCCCTCGTGGCCCGGGCACGGCCGGGCGTGACCGAAGCGGCCCTGGCGGGCGGCTGCGTCCAGAGCGAAACTGACCAGTCGAACTCGTACCAACGGGGTCTTCATAAGGGGAGCCTAAGCGCGGTACGGTCACAAATGGTTCAATTGACTTACGACGGAACGACGGAAGCACCGGTGAGAATCCGGCACGGTCGCGCCACTGTGAAACCTCCCGGAGGGGGAGGAAAGTCAGACCCGCCACCGTCGTAGCGAGCACCACTGACCGGGACGCGTGTTCCCTCTGGAGGTTCTGCCATGGCCCACTCCGCCGTGCCCACGACGAACTCGCCCGTGATCGCCCCCATCTCACTCTCCGCACTGGCCCCCTGGGCCGTGTTCGTCGGCATCCTCATGCTCGTCCTGCTGTACTTCGTCGGCGCCGAGCAGGGCGCCACCTCGGTCTTCGAAGGGGAGACCATCCACGAGTGGCTGCACGACGGCCGCCACCTGCTCGGGTTCCCCTGCCACTGATTCCCCTGCCACCGGCCGACGTCTCAGCAAGGGAACAGAACGATGACTTCCACTTCTCCGGGTGGGGTCTCCCCCCGCACCCTGCTCGTCCGCGGCATGCTCGCCGGCCTGCTGGCCGGCGTGGCCGCCTTCCTCGTCGCCTATCTCCTCGGCGAGTCCAAGGTGGACGCGGCGATCGCCATCGAAGAAGCCGCCGCGGCCGGTCACGACCACGGCGAGGACGCGCCGGTCAGCCGGGCCCTCCAGGCCACGGCCGGGCTCGGCACCGGCGTCCTGCTCTTCGCGGTGGCGCTCGGCGGCATCGCCGCGCTCGTCTACTGCTTCGCCCTGGGCCGCATCGGCCGCTTCGGCCCGCGGGCCACGGCCGCACTGGTCACCGGGGGTCTGTACGTCACCGTGACGCTGGTGCCGTTCTTCAAGTACCCCGCCAATCCCCCCGCCGTGGGCGATCCCGACACCGCCGCCCGGCGGACCGCCCTCTACCTCCTGATGATCGCCCTGAGCGTGCTGCTGGCGGCCGGCGCGCTGATCCTCGGGCGTCGCCTCGCGCCGAAGCTCGGCAACTGGAACGCCTCGATCGTCGCCGGCGCGGCCTTCGTCCTGGTCATCGGCCTCTCGTACGCCCTGCTGCCCGGCATCGACGAGGTCCCGGCGGGCTTCCCCGCCGCGCTGATCTGGGAGTTCCGCCTCGCGTCCCTGGCCATCCAGACGGCACTGTGGACGACTTTCGGCCTGGCTTTCGGTTATCTAGCCGAACGAGCCCTTGTGTCCGCCTCCGCACCCAAGGAGGCTGTGCAGCCGACGAGTTGAGCACAAGGGGGCCGGTAGTACATGGCGACGGCGATCAGGCAATGGCGGGGCTGGACGGGCGCGGCCCCGTTCTGGCTGAACTCGCTCCTGCTGCTCCTGGCCCCCTGCTGCGCCGTCACGCTCTTCGGTCAGATCGGGATCATCGCCGCGCTGGCCGCGCTGGGCGGCCTGGCCCGCCACCTCTGGTACGGCGACTACGGCCACCCGGCCATGCACCTGGCCGGCGCGCTGATGGGGGCGGGCGCGGCCGCCTTCGTCATGTGGGGCTAGGACGCACCCAGGGGATGCCTCCCACCCGTTCGGGCGCATGGGAACCGCCCTGGGCATCCCGTGGGTGGACCCTTCGCGAACTGCGAAGACTCCCCGATCGGGCGACGACACGCCCGTGACGCCATGTCAGTCCACCGTGTTGCACGGGGTACCGACGGGCAGAGGAGATGTCCACTGCTCACATGACCCGGCCGCCCGAGCCGGACTGGAGGGAATCCCATGCCCCGCGCCAAGTGGGCCGTCGCTGCGCTGACGGTGGTTCTGCTGTCCACCGGCATCGCGGTGCTGCAACGGACCGAGGGTGCCCGGCCCGCGGCCGTGACCACCGATGACGCGCTGCCCTCGCGGGCGCTGGGGCTGTCCGGGCATCGCCGTCTGGTGCGGGAGCTGGAGCAGTCGGTCGAGCACACCCCCGGCACGGGGGCCCGGTCGCCGAGGACCGCCCCCGGGCCGCTGCGGGAGGTCACCGGACCCCTGCGGGCCGCGCGGCCGCTGCGGTTGCGCATTCCGAGCCTGGGCGTGGACGTACCGCTGACCGGCGGCCGCCAGGCGGTCGCCTGGGACACCGGGGGTCCGGCTCCGGGTGCGGCCGGGACCGCGGTGATGACGGTGGAAGGGCTTCGCCTCGGCGAGTTGCGGCGGGGCCGGACCATCGAGATCCCCCGCGCGGACAGCCGTACGGCCGTGTTCACCGTCGTACGGATCTCACCCGGCAGGGCCTCCGGTCACGAGGGCGCGCCCGGCCGGGCCCAACTGCGTCTGGTCGGCGGTGAGACCGCCGTGCTGGCCCGGCTGACCGGGCAGCGCCGGACCCGCTGAGAGCGGCGGTCGGGCGGCGGTCCGTCAGCCGAGAGGGTGTCTTCGTCCCCCGGTCGGGGGGTTCTCGGGGTCCGCCCGGGAGTCGTCCGGCGTGGCGGGGCACACCCCTCGCATGAGCGGGAGGCACCACACGCGTTCGGCACTGGCCAGGGCTCTGACCGTGGCCTGTGTCGTGCTGCTGTGCGTCTTCGGCGCCGGTCCGGCCGGCGCGGAAGCCGCCGAGTTCCGCCCCGCCTCCAACGCCTCCACCGTGCCCGCCGCGCCCGGCGCCCCCGCCGAGTCCCCCGAGCCCGGCGAGGGCCAGTCCGACCCGGCTCCGGCCCCCGATCCCGAGGCACGGGCGGCCGTACGGACGGTCACGCGCGGACTGCCCCGCGTACGGCGGGCGCCGCTCGCGGTGTTTCACGTGGAACACCCGGCCGCCCCGGCGTGCGGGCCTGCCGCGGACGCGGCCGAACCGGCCCTGTCCCGGCGGACGGTGCGGAGTGTGGTGCTGCGCTGCTGAGCGGACCGAGGTCCGGAAGCAGCCCCCACACCCCCCTTTGAGCACCGTGAGGTTCCGCCATGCCCATCGACCCGTACGCCGCACTGAACGCCATGCTCCGCGCCGAGGTCACCCGGATCTCCCCGCCGGTCCGGCAGACCGAGCCGGCCGCGTCACCGAAGACCACGGCCGCGGCCACAGCTACGGCCACAGCCACGGCTACGGCCGTCGAGGCCGAGAGCGAACCGCAGCGGACCGCCCCCGCGGATTCGGCCGCGTAGGGACCGCGCGGACGCGCCAGGAGCGCCGGGGGCACCGGCGCTCCTGTCCGTCCCGGCCGTGCGACCGGCTCAGTCCTCGTGCGTGTAGTAGCGGTAGAACGCCGCCGCACCGACGCCCGCGGCGACGGCGAGGCCCACCACCACGGACTTGAGGATCGACTGGTCGGTGAGGCTGTGCAGATAGCCCGCCGCGATGCCGCCGAAGGCCCCGTAGGCGGCGGCGTGGACCTCGCGCATCATCCGGGGGCCGACCCTGGCCAGGCCGAACATGATCCCCGCGAAGATCACGCCGCACAGGATCCCGTAGAAGACGTTGGCCGTGGTCACCGGACCCGCCTGGCGCTCGATGAAGGCGGCCCAGACTCCGTAGACGAGTCCGAGGAGCACAGGCCCCACGAACGCGCTCTTGTGCAGATGGGTCCTGCTCGCCGCCTGCCGCTTCTGCCGCCCGAAGGCGCTGGGTGCCGCATGTGCCATGACGGGCTCCTCTCTCCCATCATCCAGGGCACACCCGCCGCCCCCGGGCGGCAAGTGGATCAGCGGTCAGGGCGTGCGCACGGCCACCGCGTCGATCTCGAAGAGCATGTCGGGCAGGGCCAGCGCGGCGACGCCGATCAGCGTCTGGGCGGGCAGTTCCGTCCCCCAGGTGGCGTGCAGCTGCTTCAGCAGGATCTCCAGCTTCCGCTGGTCGTGGCCGACGATGTACGTGCCGATGCGGACCACGTCGGAGGGACCGAGGCCGACGGCCGCGAGGGCGGTACGGAGGTTGGCGAAGGCCCGCTCGACCTGGTCGGCGAAGTCCTCGGAGACGACGTGGCCGTGCTCGTCGGAGCCGTACTGGCCGGCTATGAACACCTGCTCGCCGGGTGCGGAGACGATGTGGCTGTAGCCGTAGCCGGTCGGGGTGTGGAGTCCTGCCGGGTTGATGATGCTGCGCGTCACTGCCGAGCTCCCTTGTTCCGTGTCCGTGTCCGTGTCCGTGTCCGTACGTGCGGTGCGGTGCGGTGCTCCGTGGCGCGGCTACCGCGCGGCGAGCCAGGCGCGGAGCCGGTCGGGGGCCCGGGGAGCCTGCCGTTCGGCCTGCTGCCGGATCTCGTCGAGGTTCTGGGCCGCCAGCGCCCTGCGCCAGGCCAGTTCGGCCCGGGTCATGGCGTGCGCGATGGCGCAGTCGGCGGCGTACCCCTCCGGGACGGAGTCCGCCGGTCCGCCGGCCCCGGGCCCCTGCCGGCGGATCTCCGCGCACCGGAAGGCCTCCTCGGGGCCCTCGACGGCGGCGACCACGTCCATGAGCGAGATGGCGTCGAGGGGGCGCGCCAGCCGGAAGCCGCCCCGGGGGCCGGGGGTGGACGTGACGATGCCCGCCCGGGCCAGCGCCTGGAGCTGCTTGTTGAGGTAGGCCGCGGGCAGATCGTGCCACGCGGCCAGCCGCGCCGCCGACACGGCCCGGTCCGGACCGGCCCAGGCCAGGTTGACGCAGCTGTGCAGCGCCCACTCGACGCCCTCGCTCATCTTCATATTCTGGATATTAAATGTCCAGGATTACTGGCGCAAGGGTGCCACGCCGCGCGACGGTCCACCACCCACCCGCAGCAACACCGCTCGCGCCCGGCCCCGCGTCCGCTTTCCCTGGTGACGTGCGCACCATCCTGTCGACGGTACTCATCGTGCTCGTGGCCCTTCTGGTGCCCGCGAGCGCCGTCGCGTACTGGGCCGACCGCGAACTGGGCAACGCCGACCGGTACACCGCCGCCATGTCCCCCCTCGCCGAGAACGCGAAGGTGCAGGAGGTCGTCGTCACCCAGGTCACCCGCGCCCTCGCCGGCCAGATCGACGCGGGCCCCTTCCAGATCGGCGTGGACACCCTCCTGGGCGAGGCCCTGCACTCCTTCGCCGGCACCTCCGCCTACCGGACCGCCTGGGACGCGGCCAACCGCGCCGCCCACGCCGCGTTCCTCGACGCACTCACCACCGGCCACGGCGACGCCCTCACCATCGACCTCGCACCCGTCATCGCCCAGGTCAGGGGCGACCTCGTCGCAGACGACGTGCCCTTCGCCGACCGCATCCCGGTGACCCACCTGACCGTCAAGGTCATGGAGTACGACAACCTCGGCGCTCTCCGGAAGGGATTCCACATGCTCCAGATCGCCGGCATCTGGCTCCCCGTACTGACCCTGGTCCTGGCCGCGGCGGCCATCGCCGTCGCCGTCCACCGGCGGCGCGCCGTGATCGCCACCGGGGTGGGGCTGGCGGTCGGGGCCGGGCTGCTGTGGCTCGCGGTGGACGTGTGCCGCCGGCTCACCCTGGACGATCTGCCCGCCGACATCGACCGGCCCGCCGCCGGGGCGGTGTACGACGCCCTCACCGCGTACCTGCGCACCACCGCCTGGGTGGTGCTGGTGATCGGGCTCGCCGCCGCACTTGCCGCATGGGTGATGGGCCGACTACGCCACACCCCATAAGCTCGGAAGGTACCAACACACGCAGAACCACGCAGAAGATCACAGAAGAACCGATTCGCGAGCGGCGGGCACGGAAGCGGGAATGAGCACCGAACGCACCGAACACATAGCGTCGCGGCGAGCCCGGCACCATCCGCTGGCTCCGCCTTCCTGGCTGCTCAACGGGCTCAAGCCCAGTGCCGCACCGATCCCGTGGGCCGCCGTGGCCCGGGCCTCGGTCGCGATGTCCGTCCCGCTCGCCGTCGGCTTCGCCCTCGACGAGCCCGAATACGGCGCGCTCGCCTCCATGGGCGCCCTCGCCGGAGTCATCGGCGACACCGCCGACGCCTACCGGATGCGCGTCCTGAACATCGCCGTCCCCCAGCTCTTCGGCGCCGTCGGCGTGGCGCTGGGCACCCTGGTCTACGGGCACGGCTGGCTGGCCGTCGGCGTGCTCACCCTCATCGCCCTCGTCTCCGGAATGATCTCCTCCATCGGCACGGTGGCTTCCGTGTCCGGACTGCTCCTTCTGCTCAACGCCGTGATCGGCGCCGGCCTGCCGCTGCCCGAGCCCTGGTGGACGGCCCCGCTGCTGCTGAGCGCGGGAGGCCTGTTCGTCCTCGCGCTGAGTCTGCTGGGCTGGCCGCTGCGCCGCCGGCAGCCCGAACGCACCGCCGTGGCCGACACCTACCGGGCCCTGGCCGACGCCCTGGAGGCCGCCGGCGGACCCGGAGCCCTCTACGACGAACGCCGGCAGCAGGTCACCCACGCCATCAACCACGCCTACGACCTCGTGCTCGGCCGCCGGGCCCGGGTGCACGGGCGCAGCCCCTCGCTGGTGCGGCTGCTGGCCCAGCTCAACGTGGTGATCCCGCTGGTGGAGGCCGCGCCCGCCGCACACCTGCGCGGGCGGCCGCTGCCCCCCGAGATCCCGGCGGCCGTACGGGACCTGGCCGACGCCGTCGAGGAGGGCCGCACCGGAACGCCCGTACTGGGGCTGCCCGCGGCGCACACCCCGGCCGAACGGGCCGTCGACGCGGCCCTGCGCCATGCCGCGAAGACCGTGTACATCGCCCGGCCGGACCTGGACAACGTGGACGACCGGCTCGGGCGGCCCGCCGCCCTGCGGGTGCGCGCCCGGCGGGCGGTGCGCGACATGGTGCTGTCCCGGGCCTCCTGGCGGTACGGGCTGCGGCTCGCGCTGTGCATCGGGATCGCGCAGTCCCTGGTGTCGGTGATCGAGTTCGAGCGGTCCTACTGGGTCGCGCTGACCGTCACCTTCGTCCTCAAGCCCGACTTCGGTTCGGTGTTCTCCCGGGCCGTACTGCGCGCCCTCGGCACCGCCGGCGGACTGGTCGTCGCGGCCGCCGTGCTCTCCGAGGTGCCGCGCGGCTGGTGGGACGTCCCGGTGATGGTGGTGCTGGCCGGGCTGATCCCCGCCTTCTCCGTCAAGGGGTACGCCTTCCAGACCGCCGCGATCACCCCGGTGATCCTGCTCCTCTCGGACCTGCTCAACCACCAGGGCTTCGACCTGATCCGCCCCCGGCTGGTGGACAGCCTGATCGGCTGCGCGATCACCCTGGTCTTCGGGTACCTGCTGTGGCCCGAGAGCTGGCACACGCGGATCGGGGACCGGCTCGCCGACACCGTGGACGACGCCGCCCGCTACGTGGAACGGGCCTTCGCCCCGGTCGCCGGCGAGGCCGCGCTCGCGGCGGCGCGGACCGCCCGCCTCCAGGCCCGGCGGCGCATCTACCGGGACCTGTCGGGCGTACGCAGCGAGTTCCAGCGGGCGCTGACCGAGCCGCCGCCGACCGGGGCGCGGGCCGCCGCCTGGTGGCCGCTGGTGGTCGCCGTCGAGCGGATCGTGGACGCGACCACCGCCGCGCGGGTCCGCGTCAACCATGGCGCGGCCCCGCCCCCCGCCGACGACGTCGAGTCGATCGCACGGCAGCTGCGCGAGCTGGCCGTCCGGGTCCGCAGCAGCACCGTCCCGGTACGGGTCGACGCGGGGCCGCCGGGCGACGCGGCGAGCGTGCTGGCCCCGGTCCACCAGGAGATCGCGGCGGCCCTGGCCATCGCCCGGCCGGAGTCCTGACCCGCCGTCGCCCCGCCCGGGACCGGCGTCCCCCGAATGGGTCGCCTCCCGGGCCGGGCGGGGGCGGACGGGGCAGCATCGGAGCATGCGCCGCGTCGTCCCTGCCGTGATGGTCCTCGCCGTACTCCTGGCGGGGTGCGCCGATGTCGAGGGACTGCAGAGCGACGGCGACCTCGGCACGGTGCACGCCCCGAAGAGCCTGTGGAAGGACATCCGCCCCGACCCGCCCGCCCCGGACCAGAAACCGGGCACGGCCGCCGTCGTCCCCGGACTGCCCAAGGTGGCCGGCCTGGACATGCGCGGGGTGGACGCCCTGTCCGTCGTACGCGCCGACATCACCTCCGCCGCCGAGCAGGACGGCGGGACCGGCCGGCTCGTCGACCCGCGCGCCGTCCGGCGGCTCGCGCTCTGCACACAGGCTGTGGACGGCGGCCCCGGCTGCCCGGTGCGCCCCGCGGTCCTGCACGACCTGACGGGCAACGGCCGGGAGGAGCTCATCACCGCCCTGGACGTCGACGGCCGGGTCAGCGAGCTGCGCGTCTACACCGTCCAGGACGACGGGAACATCGCCCGGATCCTGTCCCGGCGCGCGGTGCTGGAGGGCGTGGAGGTGGCCGCCGAGCACCTGGCGGTCCGCGAGCCCACGACGAACCCCCACTACGTCGCCGTCTCCGACTACGTCTGGGACCCGAAGGCCGGGATCATGAACCTGTCCCAGCTCACCCTCGACGACTGCCCGGGGCTCACACAGAACCCGTCCGGCGGGGACGCGGCGCGATGCGCGCGCTGAGCAGCCTGCGCTGGAAGATCGCGCTGACCACCACCATGGTGTGCTGCATGGTCGCCGCCGCGCTGGGCATCCTGGTGCACAACGTGGTCGCCCGGCAGATGGTCGGGGAGGTCCGCAAGGCCGCCGCCGCCGAGCTGGAACACGCACTGGGCCACTACGAGTACGGCACCGCGCACGGAGACGTGAACGCCGTGTTCGACCCTCCCGGCCTTCCCCGGCGGCTGCGCGAGCTCGTCGCGAGCGGCCAGACCGGCAGCATCGTCGGCGAAGAGGCGGGCAAACCCGTCATGTGGGCGGCCGGACCCGCCGACGGCAAGGCCCTCGCCGTCTGGCTGCCCTTCGGGAGCACCCGCGAACGGCTGCGGGACATCGACACCGCGATCCTCGCCTCCGCGATCCTCGCGGCCGGGCTGGTGGCGCTGGCCGGCCTCTTCCTCGCCGACCGGATCAGCCGGCGGCTCTCCGCCACGGCCGCCGTGGCCCGCCGGATCAGCGCCGGGGACCTGGACGCCCGGGTGAACCTCCGGGCCGAGGGGGACGATCCGG
Proteins encoded in this window:
- a CDS encoding FUSC family protein, with the translated sequence MSTERTEHIASRRARHHPLAPPSWLLNGLKPSAAPIPWAAVARASVAMSVPLAVGFALDEPEYGALASMGALAGVIGDTADAYRMRVLNIAVPQLFGAVGVALGTLVYGHGWLAVGVLTLIALVSGMISSIGTVASVSGLLLLLNAVIGAGLPLPEPWWTAPLLLSAGGLFVLALSLLGWPLRRRQPERTAVADTYRALADALEAAGGPGALYDERRQQVTHAINHAYDLVLGRRARVHGRSPSLVRLLAQLNVVIPLVEAAPAAHLRGRPLPPEIPAAVRDLADAVEEGRTGTPVLGLPAAHTPAERAVDAALRHAAKTVYIARPDLDNVDDRLGRPAALRVRARRAVRDMVLSRASWRYGLRLALCIGIAQSLVSVIEFERSYWVALTVTFVLKPDFGSVFSRAVLRALGTAGGLVVAAAVLSEVPRGWWDVPVMVVLAGLIPAFSVKGYAFQTAAITPVILLLSDLLNHQGFDLIRPRLVDSLIGCAITLVFGYLLWPESWHTRIGDRLADTVDDAARYVERAFAPVAGEAALAAARTARLQARRRIYRDLSGVRSEFQRALTEPPPTGARAAAWWPLVVAVERIVDATTAARVRVNHGAAPPPADDVESIARQLRELAVRVRSSTVPVRVDAGPPGDAASVLAPVHQEIAAALAIARPES